The following proteins are encoded in a genomic region of Leptospira langatensis:
- the eno gene encoding phosphopyruvate hydratase: protein MSKSSKISAIRAREIMDSRGNPTVEVDVQLEDGSFGRAAVPSGASTGEYEAVELRDGDKSRYLGKGVLKAVDHVNVKIKELLIGEDALDQNRIDFLMLDKDGTKNKSKLGANAILGTSLATAKAAAAHTKLPLYRYIGGNFAKELPVPMMNIINGGAHADNNVDFQEFMILPVGAPNFKEALRIGAEVFHSLKAVLKSKKLNTAVGDEGGFAPDLSSNVEGLEVILQAIEKAGYKPEKDVLLGLDAASSEFFDKSKKKYVLGGEGNKEFTSAELVEYYSNLVSKYPIITIEDGLDENDWDGWKLLSEKLGKRIQLVGDDLFVTNIEKLSQGISSGVGNSILIKVNQIGSLSETLASIDMAKKAKYTNVISHRSGETEDVTISHIAVGTNAGQIKTGSLSRTDRIAKYNELLRIEEELGSSAVYKGRNTFYNL, encoded by the coding sequence ATGTCCAAATCTTCCAAAATCTCGGCGATCCGCGCCCGCGAAATCATGGATTCGCGTGGAAACCCTACTGTAGAAGTGGATGTTCAACTCGAAGACGGCTCCTTCGGTAGAGCCGCAGTTCCTTCCGGAGCTTCCACCGGAGAATATGAAGCAGTTGAATTGAGAGATGGAGACAAATCCCGTTATTTAGGTAAGGGAGTTCTCAAAGCTGTCGACCACGTAAACGTCAAGATCAAAGAACTACTCATTGGGGAAGACGCTCTCGACCAAAACCGCATCGACTTCCTGATGCTGGACAAGGATGGGACCAAGAACAAATCCAAGCTAGGAGCAAATGCCATCCTGGGAACTTCTCTTGCCACCGCAAAGGCAGCTGCGGCTCATACGAAACTTCCCCTCTATCGTTATATTGGTGGGAATTTCGCGAAAGAACTCCCTGTCCCAATGATGAATATCATCAACGGAGGAGCTCACGCGGACAATAACGTGGATTTTCAGGAATTCATGATCCTTCCTGTAGGAGCTCCGAATTTCAAGGAAGCTCTTCGTATCGGAGCGGAAGTATTCCATTCCCTAAAAGCAGTCCTAAAATCCAAAAAGCTCAATACTGCGGTCGGAGACGAAGGAGGCTTTGCCCCTGACCTTTCCAGCAACGTAGAAGGATTGGAAGTCATCCTACAAGCCATCGAGAAAGCGGGCTATAAGCCTGAAAAAGACGTATTACTCGGGCTAGACGCAGCTTCTTCCGAATTCTTCGATAAATCCAAGAAGAAATACGTTCTGGGCGGAGAAGGAAATAAAGAATTCACGAGCGCCGAATTAGTAGAATACTATTCAAATCTAGTCTCAAAGTATCCGATCATTACTATTGAAGACGGTCTGGACGAGAACGACTGGGACGGCTGGAAACTCCTGAGTGAGAAATTAGGGAAACGCATCCAGCTGGTAGGAGACGATCTATTCGTTACGAATATTGAGAAGCTCTCCCAAGGGATCTCATCCGGGGTCGGAAATTCGATCCTGATCAAAGTGAATCAGATCGGAAGTCTCTCTGAGACTTTGGCGTCCATCGATATGGCTAAAAAAGCCAAATATACGAATGTGATCAGCCATAGATCGGGAGAAACTGAGGACGTGACTATTTCCCATATCGCAGTCGGGACGAACGCGGGTCAGATCAAAACTGGCTCTCTTTCTAGAACCGACAGGATTGCGAAATACAACGAACTTTTAAGGATCGAGGAAGAATTAGGTTCTTCTGCGGTTTACAAAGGGAGAAATACATTCTATAATCTTTAA
- a CDS encoding septum formation initiator family protein, whose product MGMNLANRLFLLLLFLSGMFYFTVLGESGLVVRSSLETSLSSLRLDVERLEYENRQLEERQKLLRDDKVALEKEARKYYLLSENAQIIKFREPEPKTENRPVLASRLIALRADRDLPVPPIQLLRFFYVSFVAFVFIGVFRKLRRKKLEQRSA is encoded by the coding sequence ATGGGCATGAATCTCGCAAACAGACTCTTCCTACTTTTACTCTTCTTATCGGGAATGTTTTACTTCACCGTACTTGGAGAGTCAGGGCTTGTTGTGAGATCCAGCCTAGAGACCAGTCTTTCCAGTCTACGCTTAGATGTGGAGAGATTGGAGTATGAGAACAGACAATTAGAAGAAAGACAGAAACTTCTCCGGGACGATAAGGTCGCCTTGGAGAAGGAAGCCCGCAAATACTATCTTCTTTCAGAGAACGCTCAAATCATCAAATTCAGGGAGCCGGAACCTAAAACGGAGAACCGTCCGGTACTTGCGTCCCGTCTAATAGCTTTGAGAGCGGATCGGGATCTTCCCGTCCCTCCCATCCAGTTGCTTCGCTTTTTTTACGTTTCCTTTGTAGCTTTCGTATTTATTGGAGTTTTCAGGAAATTACGGAGGAAGAAACTGGAACAACGCAGTGCTTAG
- a CDS encoding 1-aminocyclopropane-1-carboxylate deaminase, whose product MLLSVLRIGKTRIDPVVRTDSYEIHIKREDRIFFSQGTKIRKLLGIYQSLLPEIQSGRIEKFILQGNLHSNAILAGVLFLRNVGVPTKVLGYSRDPKLVSPASVLASRFSELELYPGRREWEKAVEDTTKSSLSGWDLIAEDQDSPRSLLLPEYLFCREALEGLSSLWEEIDPSSFDRIVLDVGSGLTWISGIQWGRIPITGICLGLRKERTISWLQENLSSLRQTLPPLPWNSLIEPREKLDHPFSFGKKGGFWEEKADEYERRFGIYLEPIYAAKSFAVLEEMAKSGELKGRILYIYQGGALQGMSLDNKKASR is encoded by the coding sequence TTGCTACTAAGTGTTTTGCGCATTGGCAAGACACGGATCGATCCGGTTGTTCGAACCGATTCTTACGAGATCCATATCAAACGAGAAGATCGGATCTTCTTTTCGCAAGGAACAAAGATCCGAAAGCTTCTGGGGATTTACCAAAGCCTTTTACCTGAGATCCAATCCGGCAGGATAGAGAAGTTCATTCTACAGGGGAATTTACATTCCAATGCGATCCTGGCCGGGGTGCTTTTCCTTCGAAATGTAGGAGTGCCTACAAAAGTCCTGGGTTATTCTAGGGATCCAAAGCTTGTTTCGCCCGCTTCTGTTCTGGCGAGTCGTTTTTCGGAACTGGAATTGTATCCGGGTCGAAGGGAATGGGAAAAGGCTGTCGAAGATACTACAAAATCCTCGCTGTCCGGATGGGATCTTATTGCTGAAGATCAGGACTCGCCTAGGAGCCTTCTTCTTCCGGAATATCTCTTCTGCCGGGAAGCCTTGGAGGGACTTTCTTCTCTTTGGGAAGAGATAGACCCGAGCTCCTTCGATCGGATTGTTTTAGATGTGGGCTCCGGACTGACCTGGATCTCCGGCATCCAATGGGGAAGGATTCCCATAACTGGGATCTGCCTGGGCTTACGCAAGGAGAGGACGATCTCTTGGCTTCAGGAGAATTTGTCGTCACTTCGACAAACACTTCCTCCGCTCCCGTGGAACTCTCTCATAGAGCCAAGGGAAAAGCTAGACCATCCTTTTTCCTTTGGAAAGAAGGGTGGGTTCTGGGAAGAGAAAGCAGACGAATATGAAAGAAGATTTGGGATCTATCTAGAGCCAATCTATGCTGCTAAGTCGTTCGCAGTTCTGGAAGAGATGGCCAAGTCGGGAGAACTGAAGGGCAGGATCTTATATATCTACCAAGGTGGAGCCTTGCAAGGAATGTCCCTGGATAATAAAAAAGCCTCCAGATAG
- a CDS encoding succinate dehydrogenase cytochrome b subunit, which yields MDFQAGYLRSSIGRKTIVAITGIIFFGFVFLHMLGNLQIFQEPDKINSYAEFLQSLGGLLWLARGILLVAFVLHVYYAIQLSLENKAARPVGYVKNSTIQATLSSRYMALTGLVILSFVIYHLLHFTFGKFQPENFALQETIGDKQRHDVYSMVVLGFKNIYVSVSYIVAMFILAFHLRHGVTSVFQTLGLNTPFWAPKTNAFAILYALTIFIGNSSMPVAVLLNFVKVSGAQ from the coding sequence ATGGATTTTCAAGCTGGATATCTAAGGTCTTCCATCGGTAGAAAAACTATCGTTGCGATCACCGGTATCATTTTCTTCGGCTTTGTATTTTTGCATATGCTGGGGAACCTCCAGATCTTCCAAGAACCGGACAAGATTAATTCTTATGCCGAGTTCCTACAAAGCTTGGGCGGACTTTTATGGTTGGCTCGAGGAATTCTTTTGGTCGCTTTCGTTTTACACGTGTATTACGCGATCCAATTGTCCTTGGAAAACAAGGCGGCAAGACCGGTCGGCTACGTAAAGAATAGCACGATCCAAGCCACCCTTTCCTCCCGTTATATGGCTCTCACCGGCTTGGTAATTCTCTCTTTCGTTATCTATCATTTGCTTCATTTTACATTTGGTAAATTCCAACCTGAGAATTTTGCACTTCAAGAAACGATCGGGGACAAGCAAAGGCATGATGTGTATTCCATGGTCGTTTTAGGATTTAAGAACATTTATGTTTCTGTTTCCTATATCGTGGCAATGTTCATTCTCGCATTCCACCTTAGACACGGGGTCACAAGCGTTTTCCAAACCCTGGGACTCAACACCCCTTTCTGGGCACCGAAAACGAACGCATTCGCAATCCTTTATGCACTGACCATCTTCATCGGTAACAGTTCTATGCCGGTTGCCGTACTTCTTAACTTTGTGAAAGTTTCAGGAGCGCAATAA
- the lepA gene encoding translation elongation factor 4, with translation MSDRQKFIRNFSIIAHIDHGKSTLADRLLEIGRITDDRTKKDQILDSMDIERERGITIKANNATFNYLAADGNTYTMNLIDTPGHVDFTYEVSRSLKACEGVLLIVDASQGVEAQTLANLYLAMEQDLAIIPVMNKVDLPAADVEKTKLQIEDSLGLEADKAVAISAKTGLNVQAVLEEITKQIPPPKGDPKAPLKALIYDSYFDPYMGVVIKIRVFDGTVKKGDRILLMSSEKDFTVNEVGIKGIALTPTESLTAGEVGYIIAGIKKVSDARTGDTVTLFSNPSKEAVPGYKDAKPMVFAGLFPIAGEQFEELVDAIEKMKLNDAALVYEKESSAALGFGFRVGYLGLLHMEIVQERLEREFNLDLITTAPSVKYTIKTKKGEVFDIDNPSKFPDPVLIDTTEEPYVKASIITPNEYVGNIMTLAIEKRGVQLDTVYLSQDKVQLTYELPLAELIFEFYDKLKSLTRGYASLDYEPCGYKPSKLVKMDILVNGESVDALSMIVHTSKAESRGREIIEKLKEIIPRHQFMIPIQAAVGGKVLARESISALRKNVTAKCYGGDITRKKKLLEKQKEGKKRMKQIGNVEIPQEAFLAVLKTGD, from the coding sequence ATGTCCGACCGTCAGAAATTCATCCGAAACTTTTCCATTATTGCCCATATCGATCACGGGAAGTCCACTCTTGCGGATCGCCTTTTGGAGATAGGCAGGATCACGGACGATCGAACCAAGAAAGACCAGATCCTGGACTCGATGGATATCGAGAGAGAAAGAGGGATCACGATTAAGGCGAATAACGCCACCTTCAATTATCTGGCCGCCGACGGAAATACGTACACGATGAATCTCATCGATACTCCGGGGCACGTGGATTTTACCTATGAGGTCTCTCGCTCCTTAAAGGCCTGCGAGGGAGTTCTACTCATTGTGGATGCGAGCCAAGGAGTCGAGGCTCAGACCTTAGCGAACTTATATCTGGCCATGGAACAAGACCTGGCAATTATCCCTGTGATGAACAAGGTGGATCTTCCCGCTGCCGATGTGGAAAAGACAAAGCTCCAGATCGAGGACAGTCTAGGTCTCGAAGCGGATAAGGCTGTAGCCATTTCTGCGAAGACCGGACTGAATGTGCAGGCGGTTTTAGAAGAGATCACAAAACAGATCCCGCCTCCGAAAGGAGATCCGAAGGCACCTCTCAAAGCACTTATCTATGATTCCTATTTCGATCCTTACATGGGAGTGGTGATCAAGATCCGGGTCTTTGACGGAACGGTGAAGAAGGGAGATCGGATCCTTCTCATGAGTAGCGAAAAGGATTTCACCGTAAATGAGGTAGGGATCAAAGGGATTGCCCTTACTCCGACCGAATCCCTCACCGCCGGAGAAGTGGGTTATATCATCGCCGGGATCAAGAAAGTATCCGACGCAAGAACCGGAGATACAGTAACACTATTCTCGAATCCGAGTAAGGAAGCTGTTCCCGGTTATAAGGATGCGAAGCCGATGGTATTCGCGGGACTCTTTCCGATCGCCGGAGAGCAGTTCGAAGAGCTTGTGGATGCCATCGAAAAGATGAAACTGAACGACGCGGCTCTTGTGTATGAAAAAGAAAGTTCCGCAGCACTCGGTTTCGGGTTCCGTGTAGGATATCTGGGGCTTCTGCACATGGAGATCGTACAGGAAAGATTGGAGAGAGAATTCAATCTGGACCTGATCACCACTGCGCCTTCCGTAAAATATACGATCAAGACCAAGAAGGGAGAAGTCTTCGATATAGATAACCCTTCTAAGTTCCCGGATCCTGTTCTCATCGATACGACCGAGGAGCCATATGTAAAGGCATCCATTATCACTCCGAACGAGTACGTGGGAAATATCATGACTCTCGCGATCGAAAAAAGGGGAGTCCAACTAGATACTGTCTATCTTTCTCAAGACAAGGTGCAGTTGACATACGAACTTCCGCTTGCGGAGTTAATTTTCGAATTTTATGATAAACTAAAGTCCTTAACCAGAGGATATGCTTCTCTGGATTATGAACCCTGCGGTTATAAGCCTTCCAAACTCGTAAAAATGGATATTCTTGTAAACGGAGAGTCCGTGGACGCTCTCTCTATGATCGTTCATACTTCCAAGGCCGAGTCCAGAGGTAGGGAGATCATCGAAAAACTGAAAGAGATCATTCCCCGCCACCAATTCATGATCCCGATCCAGGCGGCTGTCGGAGGAAAGGTCCTCGCAAGAGAAAGTATTTCCGCACTTCGCAAGAATGTGACCGCTAAATGTTACGGCGGGGACATTACTCGTAAAAAGAAACTCCTAGAGAAGCAGAAAGAAGGGAAGAAGAGGATGAAGCAGATCGGAAATGTGGAAATCCCGCAAGAAGCCTTCCTCGCAGTCTTAAAAACCGGAGACTGA
- a CDS encoding DUF6989 domain-containing protein, whose translation MKTTEKHSILFHLAFAILCIIVLALPIPASSGWRLFFLVLVYNISLPIIAQVAEHDRWMDIFLFSFPLSILQVVPDWFLSKVLGILVFPPDGFFKIGTVSAYMAGLWTIPFFLIIYSATRFTKRYPEAHPIAKYGVAGGVALLLFGFSEEVSVFIPIWYAQNVSMIGHIAIYVLVPEFLLGIFATFAYFHTERKPLRSKLLWAGTTMLVYLGSLSFSYLFIEGVWK comes from the coding sequence ATGAAAACGACCGAGAAGCACTCCATTTTATTTCATCTAGCCTTTGCAATACTATGTATCATAGTGTTGGCCCTTCCTATCCCGGCCTCCAGCGGTTGGAGACTGTTCTTTCTCGTACTCGTTTATAATATTTCCCTGCCTATTATCGCTCAGGTTGCGGAGCACGATCGATGGATGGATATCTTTCTATTCTCGTTTCCTTTAAGTATCCTGCAAGTCGTTCCGGATTGGTTCCTTTCCAAGGTGCTCGGCATTTTAGTATTTCCTCCGGACGGATTCTTCAAGATCGGAACGGTCTCCGCATACATGGCGGGACTTTGGACCATTCCATTCTTCTTAATTATATATTCTGCAACCCGATTTACGAAACGTTATCCGGAAGCCCATCCGATCGCAAAGTATGGAGTAGCGGGAGGAGTGGCACTTTTATTATTCGGTTTCTCGGAAGAAGTTTCCGTGTTCATTCCCATTTGGTATGCTCAGAACGTTTCTATGATAGGGCATATTGCCATCTACGTTTTAGTCCCTGAATTCTTACTTGGGATATTTGCGACCTTTGCCTATTTTCATACAGAACGAAAGCCTTTGCGTTCTAAGCTGCTTTGGGCTGGAACCACGATGCTCGTGTATTTAGGATCTCTTTCCTTTAGTTATCTCTTTATTGAAGGGGTTTGGAAATAA
- a CDS encoding fumarate reductase/succinate dehydrogenase flavoprotein subunit yields MSLDSKIPSGPLEKKWDDYKSHIKLVNPANKRKYTIIVIGTGLAGGSASATLAELGYNVKTFCFQDSPRRAHSIAAQGGINAAKNYQNDGDSVYRLFYDTIKGGDFRAREANVYRLAQVSANIIDQCVAQGVPFAREYGGHLDNRSFGGAQVSRTFYAKGQTGQQLLLGAYSSLSRQIGLGNVKMYPRTEMVDLVVIDGHAKGVIIRDLVTGKISVHAGDAVVLASGGYGNVFYLSTNAKGSNVTATFRAYKKGAFFANPCYTQIHPTCIPVSGDHQSKLTLMSESLRNDGRIWVPKKQGDTRNPADIPESERDYYLERKYPSYGNLCPRDIASRSAKEVCDAGFGVGPGGQGVYLDFSSAIQRLGEHTIAERYGNLFQMYEQITGENPYKVPMRIYPAVHYTMGGLWVDYNLMSNLPGLFVIGEANFSDHGANRLGASALMQGLADGYFVLPYTIGNYLAEVGFGKTPSVDHAEFKKAETDVNEQTNKLLSIKGKRTVDSFHKELGKLMWNNCGMARDEKSLKEALTKIPQIREEFWKNVNVPGSGTELNQSLEKAGRVADFLEFGELLCLDALTREESCGGHFRTEHQMEDGEAKRDDNKFCHATAWEWKGSGTKPVEHREHLEFENIKLATRSYK; encoded by the coding sequence ATGAGTTTAGATTCCAAAATCCCATCGGGTCCGTTGGAAAAGAAATGGGACGATTACAAATCCCATATCAAATTGGTGAACCCAGCCAACAAAAGAAAATATACAATCATCGTGATCGGTACTGGTCTTGCTGGGGGTTCCGCTTCCGCAACTCTTGCTGAACTTGGGTATAACGTAAAAACTTTCTGCTTCCAAGACAGCCCTCGTAGGGCTCACTCCATCGCCGCTCAGGGTGGTATCAACGCTGCCAAGAATTATCAGAACGATGGTGACTCCGTCTATCGTCTCTTCTATGATACGATCAAGGGTGGTGATTTTAGAGCGAGAGAAGCGAACGTCTATCGTTTGGCTCAAGTTTCCGCAAATATCATCGACCAGTGCGTAGCCCAAGGTGTTCCATTCGCTCGTGAATACGGTGGCCACTTGGATAACAGATCTTTCGGTGGAGCGCAAGTTTCTCGTACCTTCTACGCAAAAGGCCAAACAGGGCAACAGCTTCTTTTAGGCGCCTACTCTTCTCTTTCCCGTCAGATCGGTTTGGGAAATGTGAAAATGTATCCTCGCACCGAAATGGTAGACCTGGTAGTGATCGACGGCCATGCAAAAGGCGTGATCATCCGTGACCTGGTTACCGGTAAGATCAGTGTGCACGCTGGCGATGCAGTGGTCCTGGCTTCCGGTGGATATGGTAACGTATTCTATCTTTCTACAAACGCAAAAGGATCTAACGTAACTGCGACTTTCAGAGCGTACAAGAAGGGCGCCTTCTTCGCAAACCCTTGTTACACTCAGATCCACCCTACTTGTATTCCTGTGTCTGGAGACCATCAATCTAAACTAACTTTGATGTCCGAGTCTCTTCGTAACGACGGTAGGATTTGGGTCCCTAAGAAACAAGGAGACACTCGTAATCCTGCGGACATTCCGGAAAGCGAGAGAGATTATTATCTGGAAAGAAAATATCCGAGCTATGGAAACCTTTGCCCGAGAGATATCGCTTCTCGTTCTGCAAAAGAAGTTTGCGATGCTGGATTCGGCGTAGGGCCGGGCGGACAAGGAGTTTATCTAGACTTCTCTTCTGCGATCCAACGCTTGGGAGAGCATACAATCGCAGAAAGATACGGAAACCTCTTCCAGATGTATGAACAGATTACCGGAGAGAACCCATACAAGGTCCCAATGAGGATCTACCCTGCGGTTCACTATACCATGGGCGGTCTTTGGGTAGATTATAATCTAATGAGCAATCTTCCAGGTTTATTCGTGATCGGTGAGGCAAACTTCTCTGATCATGGTGCGAACCGACTCGGAGCTTCCGCTCTCATGCAAGGACTCGCGGACGGATATTTCGTTCTTCCTTATACCATCGGAAATTATCTCGCAGAAGTCGGATTCGGCAAAACTCCTTCTGTAGATCATGCCGAGTTCAAAAAGGCAGAGACGGATGTAAACGAACAGACGAATAAACTTCTCTCCATCAAAGGAAAGAGAACCGTAGATTCCTTCCATAAAGAGTTGGGAAAACTCATGTGGAACAATTGCGGTATGGCAAGAGATGAGAAGAGCCTAAAAGAAGCTCTTACTAAGATCCCTCAGATCAGAGAGGAATTCTGGAAGAACGTAAACGTTCCAGGTTCCGGAACTGAGCTAAATCAATCCTTGGAAAAAGCAGGAAGAGTTGCCGACTTCTTAGAATTCGGAGAACTACTCTGCTTGGATGCGCTCACCAGAGAAGAATCCTGCGGTGGACATTTCCGCACCGAGCATCAGATGGAAGACGGCGAAGCAAAACGCGACGACAATAAATTCTGCCATGCAACTGCTTGGGAATGGAAAGGATCTGGAACAAAACCTGTGGAACACAGGGAGCATTTGGAATTCGAGAACATTAAACTCGCTACGAGGAGCTACAAATAA
- a CDS encoding succinate dehydrogenase/fumarate reductase iron-sulfur subunit: MDLKLKVWRQKNSKEKGKIVNYDAKGVSPDMSFLEMLDVVNEELIVKGDDPIAFEHDCREGICGSCNIMINGEAHGPLPGVTTCQLHMRSFKDGDTIYLEPWRAKAFPVIKDLVVDRSAFDRVIQSGGFVSINTGGAPDANALPIPKKDADVAMDAATCIGCGACVASCKNASAMLFVSAKVSHLALLPQGQVEKKERVKNMVNAMDKEGFGNCTNQYECEAACPKDIKRDFIRVLNKEFILS, from the coding sequence ATGGACCTCAAACTCAAAGTCTGGAGACAAAAAAACTCAAAAGAGAAAGGCAAGATCGTAAATTACGATGCAAAGGGAGTTTCTCCTGATATGTCTTTCTTAGAGATGCTGGACGTGGTCAACGAAGAGTTGATCGTGAAGGGTGATGATCCGATCGCCTTCGAACACGACTGTAGAGAAGGTATTTGCGGTTCTTGTAATATTATGATCAACGGAGAGGCGCACGGCCCTCTTCCTGGGGTCACTACTTGCCAGCTCCATATGAGAAGCTTCAAGGACGGAGATACAATTTATCTCGAACCTTGGAGAGCGAAAGCATTTCCCGTGATCAAGGACTTGGTTGTGGATCGTAGCGCTTTCGACCGTGTGATCCAATCCGGAGGATTCGTAAGTATCAATACCGGGGGAGCTCCTGACGCGAATGCACTTCCGATCCCTAAGAAAGATGCGGATGTGGCAATGGATGCTGCGACCTGTATTGGTTGTGGTGCTTGCGTCGCTTCTTGTAAGAATGCTTCTGCTATGTTATTTGTGTCCGCAAAAGTCTCTCACCTGGCACTTCTTCCACAAGGACAGGTAGAGAAGAAGGAACGCGTGAAAAACATGGTGAACGCAATGGACAAGGAAGGATTTGGAAATTGCACAAACCAATACGAGTGCGAGGCCGCTTGTCCGAAAGACATCAAACGCGACTTCATTCGAGTTTTGAACAAGGAATTCATTCTTTCCTAA
- a CDS encoding UDP-3-O-acyl-N-acetylglucosamine deacetylase — MQVLTSPSQILDLKQSRNPKILSLPDSFRKETGIDKDSSYTLQKGFTVEGKATFENKPSQVSISPKQNGKSTFSWNGKSYDLDPGKCIKGNHNIQLGEVKVIEHPLAWMLAFGLYADFSLEEASLPTFDYCDRVYMEGAKDNLKEIGKRNPISVSSPFALVWEKGYCIIEPSEDNKFMIDHQVAYPGETIGNSRIEMEFNSEVFSFFGDARTTAFRTKKDAENFYQIGLAGGLKDYPFTLENVLLLDEDKIYNPREKFVHEGYNYEFLCHEIIDIVSWLRFAEEEYEGRFVGRMTTFLFDHHKQIDIAQFVCDREGLQKNGIQVVR; from the coding sequence ATGCAGGTCCTCACGAGTCCTTCTCAGATCCTAGACTTAAAACAGAGTAGAAATCCGAAGATATTATCCCTTCCTGATTCGTTCCGAAAGGAAACCGGGATCGATAAGGATTCTTCTTATACACTCCAGAAAGGATTTACCGTCGAAGGGAAGGCCACTTTCGAGAATAAGCCGAGCCAGGTCTCTATTTCCCCCAAACAAAACGGAAAATCCACTTTTTCTTGGAATGGGAAAAGTTACGATCTGGACCCTGGAAAATGTATAAAAGGAAATCATAATATACAATTAGGGGAAGTCAAGGTGATCGAACATCCCCTGGCATGGATGTTGGCCTTCGGATTGTATGCAGATTTTTCCTTGGAGGAGGCGAGTCTTCCTACATTCGATTATTGCGATCGAGTCTATATGGAAGGCGCAAAAGATAATCTGAAAGAGATCGGAAAGAGAAACCCGATCTCGGTATCTTCTCCTTTTGCCCTGGTTTGGGAAAAGGGATATTGTATTATAGAACCCTCTGAAGATAACAAATTCATGATAGATCATCAGGTCGCTTATCCGGGAGAAACGATCGGGAACTCCAGGATAGAAATGGAATTTAATTCGGAAGTCTTTTCTTTCTTCGGAGATGCCCGCACAACTGCTTTTCGGACCAAGAAGGATGCGGAGAATTTTTACCAGATAGGTCTTGCCGGAGGTTTAAAGGATTATCCATTCACTCTGGAAAATGTTCTTTTGTTAGATGAGGATAAGATTTATAATCCCAGAGAGAAATTTGTGCATGAAGGTTATAATTACGAATTTCTTTGTCACGAGATCATAGACATCGTTTCCTGGCTTCGTTTTGCAGAAGAAGAATACGAAGGAAGATTCGTCGGAAGAATGACGACTTTTCTTTTCGACCACCATAAGCAGATCGATATAGCTCAGTTTGTTTGTGATCGAGAAGGCTTGCAAAAGAACGGGATCCAAGTCGTACGTTAG
- a CDS encoding TIGR04452 family lipoprotein translates to MRVKILAIVSFLFILSNCVVANQTGFTDRYKGSVAKSKIQEAATTGAALYAVAASDASGATYINNILLPPILANFSPTEYYNKSDVDSCAEEIKNFAALGVRPVVTVLFGQCTNIQPDGLVTQKI, encoded by the coding sequence ATGCGGGTAAAAATCCTAGCAATCGTGTCGTTTCTCTTTATTCTTTCTAATTGCGTTGTAGCCAATCAAACAGGATTCACGGACCGTTATAAGGGAAGTGTGGCCAAGAGCAAGATCCAGGAAGCGGCCACTACTGGAGCAGCTTTGTATGCGGTTGCGGCTTCGGATGCAAGTGGAGCGACTTATATCAATAATATCCTTCTCCCACCTATTTTGGCAAATTTCAGCCCTACGGAATATTACAATAAATCGGATGTGGACTCTTGTGCAGAGGAGATCAAGAATTTCGCAGCTTTGGGGGTTCGCCCAGTAGTTACGGTTCTTTTTGGCCAGTGCACGAATATCCAACCGGATGGTCTAGTCACTCAAAAGATCTAA